The Juglans regia cultivar Chandler chromosome 11, Walnut 2.0, whole genome shotgun sequence genome contains the following window.
CAGTAATGGGTGGGACTCGTATGCGTGGGCATTCCAAGCCGAAAGCGATGTTGCGGCCATCGTGATTCATAATCCGGGAGTGGAGGAGGATCCTGCATGTGGCCCTCTTATTGATTCGATTGCAATTAAAGCCTTATACCCTCCTAGACTAACCAACAGTGAGTTCTTTCTAACATTGACATGATGATCATATTTCGCGCCCACATCcactcacatgcatgcatggctaccCTGACTTTGATATTTCCTTCTATGGGATCTTGCATGAAAATTTATGAGCCTCTGTTTTGGGCTTTATGGACATCCATGATTAAGGTCCCATCGCAGCTATAGCCTAAAGGACCACTTTTTTTCTGTCGTTCGCTTTACCCTCTGGAAGTAGGTAGCAGCCAGAAGGTGCTCCTCGTATCTGTTTGCAACTTTTGCCGCAAGATAGTAGAATCAGGCATTTGGGCTCAATGGTTTAGgcactttatatatatggatacGGCGAATTCAGACGTTCGTGGCCATCACTGTCCGAGTGGTGGCAGCTTGCAGCAACTTGAACGTTTCAGAACATCGAGTTAATGAGAGTCTGCACGCAAATCTACCTAACATTAATTTACAGCCCCAACTGGCTGTTCTATTAGATAGACATTCCTATACAACATATTAGATCTGTAGCATGTCATTTATTCCCGTCCCCTAAACTTTGTATGCCATAAACACAGATTCATTGGTGGTTCAAATGTCAGTCACTTTTATTTTCGgccatttaaatattaatatcaaaaCTTTCACATGGTTCTCTTCAAATTATAACGTTATACTAATCTTTTGATAGCCAACAAGCTTATTTGGACTATTGTGATTGTGTAGAAAACTTACTGAAGAATCCGGATTTCGAAGAAGGACCGTATGTATTCCCCAACACGTCCTGGGGAGTCCTCATCCCACCCAACATCGAGGATGACCACTCTCCACTGCCAGGTTGGATGGTGGAGTCTCTCAAAGCCGTCAAATACATAGACTCGGACCATTTCTCGGTGCCACAAGGCAAACGAGCCGTAGAACTCGTCGCTGGAAAAGAAAGCGCCATCGCACAAGTAGTCAGGACCATCCCAGGAAAGACCTACGTTCTCTCTTTTGCTGTGGGCGACGCCAGCAACTCCTGTGAAGGGTCTATGATCGTCGAGGCATTTGCCGGCAAGGACACAGTAAAAGTTCCTTACGAATCCAAGGGCAAAGGTGGATACAAGCGTGCTGTGCTCAAGTTTGTGGCTGCTTCTCCACGAACTCGTATAATGTTCCTCAGCACATTTTACACCATGAGAAGTGATGACTTTTCTTCACTGTGCGGCCCTGTTCTTGATGATGTTAAGTTGTTGAGTGTTCGTAATCCAAGGCGTATGTGAGGCCAATGTTAACACGTATATTTGGGATCTTTGTGGTCAATACTATGAGTAATTTTGTTTGTAAGGAAGCATTATGGGTTTTTTTAGAGTATAAttcgaaaaaaatatatatatatatatattcatgatttgTAAGGATAGAATATAGTagtttgatgatatattggGCATGATCATGTACTTTAACAGAATAAATGAGTAAAATGGATAttacatattcataatatatttgATGAAAAACATGGATATCAAATATTCATGATATATCTTGAAGGTATAAGAATGAACTTTTTGGAGCTCTTTATTTTATCCTTATCTTATGGTATTCATGGATTGATCTTCCCACAAcctgtaaaatatataaatcggAGCAATAgtgttttttattatataaatcgcgttcgaattttataattaattttaagtgattttaaattaattataaaaaagagtaatgctagaaaaAAGTCACTATAGCAGTGTATACTTTGCACTCACTACGTAACTGCTtatagttgattgttcccaacactcactttgggagatgtgtggtctagataaTGCTACATCGtgtgtgcaaaatggatgctcccaatagtggcttctatctatatttattctataaaaaattacattttttcgTGTAAGGGAGGATGACACCtccatattttattaatcagtCTTACTTATGGCAGAAGAAAACCGTTCGCAACAAGGACAAGAATATACTAAAGACATTCAATAAGACAAAACAAACTTcacttcgaaaaaaaaaaaccaacctcgCTCATACCAAACAAGCCTCATACATGGAAAACCAAGCTTGTCCATGCGTAACATCCCTCCAAACCAATGCGGGGTGGTAATATCATCATTAACCTCGATATGGCGAAAGTCAATGACAGTGTAGATTGAGATTTCCTTTTACATATTTTGGCTCAGTTTGGTTTTTCTAATTAGGTGTGTGGTTTGTTCAGGCATTGTATTTCTAACCC
Protein-coding sequences here:
- the LOC109001808 gene encoding uncharacterized protein LOC109001808, with product MHIRHGSHSLCSMRSTPISQSSPVSKIAQSSFTMQGVAFLSVLLCATCHIASSLTDGLLPNGNFEYGPKPADMNGTVVKGRHAIPEWEVSGFVEYIKSGQKQGDMLLVVPEGAFAVRLGNEASIKQSMKVIKGMYYSLTFSAARTCAQEERLNVSVAPDWGVLPMQTLYSSNGWDSYAWAFQAESDVAAIVIHNPGVEEDPACGPLIDSIAIKALYPPRLTNKNLLKNPDFEEGPYVFPNTSWGVLIPPNIEDDHSPLPGWMVESLKAVKYIDSDHFSVPQGKRAVELVAGKESAIAQVVRTIPGKTYVLSFAVGDASNSCEGSMIVEAFAGKDTVKVPYESKGKGGYKRAVLKFVAASPRTRIMFLSTFYTMRSDDFSSLCGPVLDDVKLLSVRNPRRM